From Arcobacter arenosus, one genomic window encodes:
- the murJ gene encoding murein biosynthesis integral membrane protein MurJ, giving the protein MLIKSIFTNSSGILVSRILGFLRDLLTASILGANIYSDIFFVAFKLPNLFRRIFAEGAFTQAFIPSYAKAKHKIRFSSMIFLQLIGFLIVLSLFVTLFSSLITKAIALGFDTKTVELAAPLVAINFYYLPLIFIVTFMAALLQYKHHFATTAFSTALLNLALIAALLISKGMDKYEITYYLSYGVLVGGLLQVLVHIIAIKNKNLCKIFTFKKHNKKEENRFYKSFLGATLGSSTAHISAFLDTWLASFLVTGSISYLYYANRVFQLPLALFAIATSVALFPMIARAIKNKDESKALNLMRKSSLILIALLSIATLIGIVFNNEIIWLLFERGAFNENDTSNTALILTMYLIGLIPYGLAKIFSLWLYAKEKQFLAAKISMKALGTNIVFSLIFIIPYEAAGLAFASTLSGFILLILTLKEFGMKNFKTLYFSKDSI; this is encoded by the coding sequence ATGTTAATCAAATCAATTTTTACAAACAGTAGTGGAATTTTAGTTTCAAGAATTCTAGGTTTTCTAAGGGATTTACTAACAGCTTCAATCTTAGGAGCAAATATCTACTCTGATATTTTCTTTGTTGCCTTTAAGTTACCAAATCTATTTAGAAGAATTTTTGCAGAAGGTGCATTTACTCAAGCATTTATCCCTTCATATGCAAAGGCAAAACATAAGATTAGATTTTCATCAATGATATTTTTACAATTAATTGGATTTTTGATTGTTTTATCATTGTTTGTTACCCTATTTTCTTCACTTATAACTAAAGCTATTGCTTTAGGGTTTGATACAAAAACTGTTGAATTAGCAGCCCCTTTAGTTGCAATAAACTTTTATTATTTACCATTAATTTTTATTGTTACTTTTATGGCGGCTTTACTTCAATATAAACACCATTTTGCTACAACTGCATTTTCAACAGCCCTTTTAAATCTTGCACTAATAGCTGCACTTTTAATATCAAAAGGGATGGATAAGTATGAAATAACTTATTACCTTTCTTATGGGGTTTTAGTTGGAGGTTTACTTCAAGTTTTAGTTCATATAATTGCCATAAAAAACAAAAACCTATGTAAAATATTTACCTTCAAAAAACATAATAAAAAAGAGGAAAATAGATTTTACAAAAGCTTTTTAGGTGCAACACTAGGAAGTTCAACTGCTCATATTTCAGCTTTTTTAGATACTTGGTTGGCATCATTTTTAGTAACAGGTTCAATCTCATATTTATATTATGCAAATAGAGTTTTTCAACTTCCACTAGCACTTTTTGCAATAGCAACCTCAGTTGCCCTATTTCCTATGATAGCAAGGGCTATAAAAAATAAAGATGAAAGCAAAGCCTTAAATCTTATGCGAAAATCATCACTTATATTAATTGCTTTATTATCAATCGCAACTTTAATAGGAATTGTTTTTAATAATGAGATTATATGGCTTTTATTTGAAAGGGGTGCATTTAATGAAAATGACACTTCAAACACGGCATTAATTCTTACTATGTATCTAATAGGTTTAATCCCATATGGACTAGCTAAAATATTTTCTCTTTGGCTTTATGCAAAAGAAAAACAATTTCTAGCTGCAAAAATATCAATGAAAGCCTTAGGGACAAACATTGTATTTTCATTAATATTTATTATTCCATATGAAGCTGCTGGTCTTGCTTTTGCAAGTACTTTAAGTGGTTTTATTTTATTGATTTTAACTTTAAAAGAGTTTGGTATGAAAAACTTTAAAACTCTGTATTTTAGTAAAGATTCGATATAA
- a CDS encoding ABC transporter ATP-binding protein gives MRDFFKQYVPYYKNYINRFIYAFIGMALAAVGTSGTAYAVKPLLDDIFVNKDLEMLKILPIAIVLLYFGKAAGTYIQAINMAFIGQDIVRLVRDKLLGHILKLDVDFFYKKNNGELISRITNDINRIQSAVSQKIGEFIREFLTVIGLVVVVIYQSPELAFYGLIVMPLSMWPLSILARKMKKLSFRSQESISDITTHLSEIFNNIEIIKANTSEKFELKKFSDFNMNFFKINLKTVKTNELVNPLMETVGAIAFSLVIVIGGKQVIDGELTVGAFFSFLTALFLLYPPIKRLSSIFNFMQDAIAANERINQLLDLRATIISGQNNFPENIQKIEFKNVTLRYDEKVALKNINLEAKLGQKVALVGDSGGGKSSLVNLIARFYDVSSGEINIDSLNIKDLDIKQLKENIAIVTQRVYIFSDSIAKNVAYGKEVDEQRVIESLKQAHAYDFVSKLPEGINTDLDEFGTNLSGGQRQRIAIARALYKNPKILILDEATSALDNKSESVISDIIDEISKDKIIFIIAHRLSTIKTADKIAVFKEGEIIAQDTEENLLLNCDEYKRLKTLSN, from the coding sequence ATGAGAGATTTTTTTAAACAATATGTACCCTATTATAAAAACTATATAAATAGATTTATTTATGCCTTTATTGGTATGGCTCTTGCTGCAGTTGGAACATCAGGAACAGCTTACGCAGTTAAACCTTTACTAGATGATATCTTTGTAAATAAAGATTTAGAGATGTTAAAAATACTTCCAATTGCAATTGTTTTATTATATTTTGGAAAAGCTGCAGGAACTTATATCCAAGCAATTAACATGGCTTTTATTGGTCAAGATATTGTAAGACTTGTTAGAGATAAATTATTAGGTCATATTCTAAAATTAGATGTTGACTTTTTTTATAAGAAAAACAATGGTGAATTAATCTCTAGAATTACAAACGATATAAATAGAATTCAATCAGCAGTTTCTCAAAAAATAGGTGAATTTATTAGGGAATTTTTAACTGTAATTGGTTTGGTCGTAGTTGTAATTTATCAAAGTCCAGAACTAGCATTTTATGGACTTATTGTGATGCCTCTTTCAATGTGGCCATTATCTATCTTAGCTAGAAAAATGAAAAAACTTTCGTTTAGATCGCAAGAATCAATTTCAGATATTACTACACACCTAAGTGAAATATTTAACAATATTGAAATTATCAAAGCTAATACATCTGAAAAGTTTGAACTAAAAAAATTCTCTGATTTTAATATGAACTTTTTTAAAATCAACCTAAAAACTGTAAAAACAAATGAGTTAGTAAATCCACTTATGGAAACAGTTGGAGCAATTGCTTTTTCCCTTGTAATTGTAATTGGAGGGAAACAAGTAATTGATGGAGAGTTAACGGTTGGTGCCTTTTTCTCATTTTTAACAGCCCTATTTTTACTTTATCCACCAATTAAAAGATTATCTTCAATTTTCAATTTTATGCAAGATGCAATTGCAGCAAATGAAAGAATAAATCAATTACTTGATTTAAGAGCAACTATTATTTCAGGACAAAACAATTTCCCTGAAAATATTCAAAAAATAGAGTTTAAAAATGTTACTTTAAGATATGATGAAAAAGTTGCATTAAAAAACATAAATCTTGAAGCTAAACTTGGACAAAAAGTTGCCTTAGTTGGAGATAGTGGTGGTGGAAAAAGTTCCCTAGTAAACCTAATTGCAAGATTTTATGATGTAAGCAGTGGAGAGATTAATATAGACTCATTAAACATCAAAGATTTAGATATTAAACAACTAAAAGAGAATATTGCAATTGTTACCCAACGGGTATATATTTTTAGTGATTCTATTGCAAAAAATGTAGCATATGGAAAAGAAGTTGATGAACAAAGAGTTATAGAAAGCTTAAAACAAGCCCATGCGTATGATTTTGTATCTAAACTACCTGAAGGGATAAACACTGACCTAGATGAATTTGGTACAAATTTAAGTGGTGGTCAAAGACAAAGAATAGCAATTGCAAGGGCTTTATATAAAAACCCAAAAATACTTATTTTAGATGAAGCAACATCAGCATTAGATAATAAAAGTGAATCAGTTATCTCAGATATTATTGATGAGATTTCAAAAGATAAAATCATATTTATCATTGCACATAGACTTTCAACAATAAAAACTGCTGATAAAATAGCTGTGTTTAAAGAGGGTGAAATCATTGCACAAGATACCGAAGAGAACCTTTTATTAAATTGTGATGAATACAAAAGATTAAAAACTTTATCTAACTAA
- a CDS encoding fused DSP-PTPase phosphatase/NAD kinase-like protein, with product MSQKNKWNINNPKERREAWMHALFYKDHNFINYFRDNLYEIAPGVYRGAQPTMGQLKKLRDKLGIKTIVNLKNENRDSAYFLFEEERCKELGLKLVNVRISSRSVPNTDQLIEYKRVLEEEMDKPALIHCKAGADRTSHFCTLYQYFIEKRKMKDTDQLRFFPYGYMKSSGAGILKCYYDLFSDYEEKNPDANLIEWSKRIDPKKFRAEFKANKLTNFLYDNVLRRE from the coding sequence ATGTCGCAAAAAAACAAATGGAATATCAATAATCCTAAAGAAAGACGTGAAGCATGGATGCATGCATTATTTTATAAAGATCACAATTTTATAAACTATTTTAGAGATAATTTATATGAAATAGCACCTGGAGTTTACAGAGGTGCCCAACCAACAATGGGGCAACTAAAAAAATTAAGAGATAAACTTGGTATCAAAACAATTGTAAATTTAAAAAATGAAAATAGAGATAGTGCTTATTTTTTATTTGAAGAGGAACGTTGTAAAGAGCTTGGTTTAAAACTTGTAAATGTACGAATTAGTTCAAGAAGTGTACCAAATACTGATCAATTAATAGAATATAAAAGAGTTTTAGAAGAAGAAATGGATAAACCTGCATTAATCCACTGTAAAGCTGGAGCAGATAGAACTAGTCATTTTTGTACACTATATCAATATTTCATTGAAAAAAGAAAAATGAAAGATACAGATCAACTAAGATTTTTTCCCTATGGATATATGAAAAGTTCAGGTGCTGGAATTTTAAAATGTTACTATGACTTATTTAGTGACTACGAAGAAAAAAATCCAGATGCTAATTTAATTGAATGGTCAAAAAGAATTGATCCCAAAAAATTTAGAGCAGAATTTAAAGCAAATAAGCTTACAAACTTCCTATATGATAATGTCTTAAGAAGAGAATAA
- a CDS encoding quinone-dependent dihydroorotate dehydrogenase yields MFNYQNLKKVLFLFNPETAHGIAELGLRILPNCRIINNYMVKRNFVMDHRLTQDILGINFPNPVGLAAGYDKNATMIKAMPALGFGCTEIGTMTPKAQPGNAKPRLFRYPEIKSVQNAMGFNNEGSAKVLSNLKKVYPFSIPVGANIGKNKTTPEEFALQDYKTLIRKFEDTSDYLVINISSPNTPNLRDLQNEKFITELFTMAKELTSKPIFLKIAPDMEIEAAINLCNTAINSGAAGIIATNTTIDYSLVPNAQDFGGLSGACLTQKSAEFFKEIAKELFGKTVLVSVGGISTAEETYKRLKAGASLVQVYTGMIFEGPSMVKNINEGLLELMERDGFKNISEVIGSDLK; encoded by the coding sequence GTGTTTAACTACCAAAACTTAAAAAAAGTACTTTTTTTATTTAATCCAGAAACTGCACACGGTATTGCTGAGCTAGGATTAAGAATCCTACCAAATTGTAGAATAATTAATAATTACATGGTTAAAAGAAACTTTGTAATGGATCATAGACTAACTCAAGATATTTTGGGAATAAATTTTCCAAACCCTGTAGGACTTGCTGCTGGTTATGATAAAAATGCTACTATGATTAAAGCGATGCCTGCTTTAGGGTTTGGATGTACAGAAATTGGAACAATGACTCCAAAAGCACAACCTGGAAATGCTAAACCAAGATTATTTAGATATCCTGAAATAAAGTCTGTACAAAATGCTATGGGTTTTAATAATGAGGGTTCTGCAAAGGTATTAAGCAATCTAAAAAAAGTTTATCCTTTTTCAATTCCAGTTGGTGCAAATATTGGTAAAAATAAAACAACACCAGAAGAGTTTGCTTTACAAGATTATAAAACTTTAATTAGAAAGTTTGAAGATACAAGCGATTATTTGGTAATAAATATATCAAGTCCAAATACACCTAATTTAAGAGATTTACAAAATGAAAAGTTTATCACTGAACTTTTTACTATGGCTAAAGAGTTAACTTCAAAACCAATTTTCTTGAAAATTGCTCCTGATATGGAGATTGAAGCGGCTATAAATCTTTGTAATACAGCTATAAATTCAGGTGCAGCTGGAATTATTGCAACAAACACAACAATTGATTATTCTTTAGTTCCAAATGCACAAGATTTTGGTGGATTAAGTGGTGCATGCTTAACACAAAAATCAGCTGAATTTTTTAAAGAGATTGCTAAAGAACTTTTTGGTAAAACTGTTTTAGTTTCAGTGGGTGGTATATCTACTGCTGAAGAGACATACAAAAGATTAAAAGCTGGAGCATCTTTAGTTCAAGTTTATACTGGAATGATATTTGAAGGTCCTTCAATGGTTAAAAATATCAATGAGGGTCTTTTAGAACTTATGGAAAGAGATGGTTTTAAAAATATCTCTGAAGTTATAGGTTCAGATTTAAAATAA
- a CDS encoding pitrilysin family protein translates to MKKNLLLIMFFLFFVGESMGQNLPKFYTKTLNNGLQIVAIPMDNGSNVVSTNIFYNVGSRNEIMGKSGIAHMLEHLNFKSTKNLNAGEFDEIVKGFGGVNNASTSFDYTKYYIKSSSKNMDKSLELFAELMQNLTLKDEEFQPERDVVTEERRWRTDNNPMGYLQYRLFNNAYLYHPYHWTPIGFMNDIRNWTIEDIKDFHSTYYQPKNAVVVVAGDITKEDVFSSTEKYFKDIKNEKELPEKIHTIEPKQDGEKEITIYKDSQVEMLAMAFHIPNYEHEDQVALSALSELLSSGKSSYLQKILVDEKRMVNSVYAYNLELTDPGLFMFMAVCNEGVKAKDVKKEINKIIKNIKDGKIDKKEINKIKINTKADFIFSLESSSSVASLYGSYFVRGNTKPLFDYEKNIEELKKGDIVKVAKKYLTKENSTTLILKNNK, encoded by the coding sequence ATGAAAAAAAATTTACTTTTAATTATGTTCTTTTTATTTTTCGTAGGAGAATCGATGGGTCAAAATTTACCTAAATTTTATACTAAAACATTAAATAATGGTTTACAAATTGTTGCCATTCCAATGGACAACGGTTCAAATGTTGTTTCTACAAATATTTTTTATAATGTTGGTAGTAGAAATGAGATTATGGGTAAATCGGGTATTGCCCATATGCTTGAGCATTTAAATTTTAAATCAACAAAAAATTTAAATGCTGGAGAATTTGATGAAATTGTAAAAGGTTTTGGTGGAGTTAATAATGCTTCAACATCTTTTGATTACACAAAATACTACATCAAATCTAGTTCAAAAAATATGGACAAATCTTTAGAGTTATTTGCTGAATTGATGCAAAACCTTACTTTAAAAGATGAAGAGTTTCAACCTGAACGAGATGTTGTAACGGAAGAAAGAAGATGGAGAACAGATAACAACCCAATGGGATATTTACAATATAGATTATTTAATAATGCATATTTATACCATCCATATCATTGGACTCCTATTGGATTTATGAATGATATTAGAAATTGGACAATTGAAGATATAAAAGATTTCCATTCAACTTATTATCAACCGAAAAATGCTGTCGTAGTAGTTGCTGGTGATATCACAAAAGAGGATGTTTTTTCTTCTACTGAAAAGTATTTTAAAGATATTAAAAATGAAAAAGAACTTCCTGAAAAAATCCATACAATTGAGCCAAAACAAGATGGGGAAAAAGAGATTACAATCTATAAAGATTCTCAAGTTGAAATGTTAGCAATGGCTTTTCATATTCCAAATTATGAGCATGAAGATCAAGTTGCATTATCTGCATTAAGTGAATTACTAAGTTCAGGAAAGAGTTCATACTTACAAAAAATTCTTGTTGATGAAAAAAGAATGGTAAATTCAGTGTATGCTTATAATCTTGAGCTTACAGACCCAGGACTTTTTATGTTTATGGCTGTATGTAATGAAGGGGTGAAAGCAAAGGATGTAAAAAAAGAGATTAACAAAATTATAAAAAATATTAAAGATGGAAAGATTGATAAAAAAGAGATTAACAAAATCAAGATTAATACAAAAGCTGATTTTATTTTCTCATTAGAAAGTTCAAGTTCTGTAGCATCTTTATATGGAAGTTATTTTGTTAGGGGAAATACAAAACCTTTATTTGATTATGAAAAGAATATTGAAGAGTTAAAAAAAGGTGATATTGTTAAAGTTGCAAAGAAATATTTAACAAAAGAAAATTCAACAACATTAATTTTAAAAAACAATAAATAA
- the dapA gene encoding 4-hydroxy-tetrahydrodipicolinate synthase: protein MNIITGAMTALITPFKDGKVDLEKYESLIKRQIDQGIHAVVPVGTTGESATLSHTEHKQCIDVAVQTCKGTNVKVIAGAGSNATHEACDIAKHAQDVGADGLLSVTPYYNKPTQEGLYQHYKAIAQSVEIPFMLYNVPGRTGVDLEAETAIRLFDDVKNIYAIKEATGSLERSISLLSQREDFVVVSGDDAIDFPMLANGAKGIISVTANILPNLKSQLVNNVFEGNYDVARKINNDLYPLNSVLFCESNPIPIKAAMYIAGLLDTLEFRLPLTAPSAETMKKLEETLKNYEVIK, encoded by the coding sequence ATGAATATTATTACCGGTGCAATGACTGCACTAATAACGCCATTTAAAGATGGCAAAGTAGATTTAGAAAAATATGAATCATTAATTAAAAGACAAATAGACCAAGGTATCCATGCAGTTGTTCCAGTTGGGACTACTGGAGAGAGTGCAACTTTATCTCACACAGAACATAAACAATGTATTGATGTTGCTGTTCAAACTTGTAAGGGAACAAATGTAAAAGTAATTGCAGGAGCTGGTTCAAACGCAACACATGAAGCTTGTGATATTGCAAAACATGCACAAGATGTAGGGGCTGATGGTCTTTTATCAGTAACACCATATTATAACAAGCCAACACAAGAAGGTTTATACCAACACTATAAAGCTATTGCACAATCTGTTGAGATTCCATTTATGCTTTATAATGTACCAGGAAGAACTGGGGTTGATTTAGAAGCAGAAACTGCAATTAGATTATTTGATGATGTAAAAAATATCTATGCAATTAAAGAAGCAACAGGAAGTTTAGAAAGATCTATATCTTTACTTTCTCAAAGAGAAGATTTTGTAGTTGTATCAGGGGACGATGCAATTGATTTTCCAATGCTTGCTAATGGTGCAAAAGGTATTATTTCTGTAACTGCAAATATTTTACCTAACTTAAAATCACAATTAGTAAATAATGTGTTTGAAGGTAATTATGATGTTGCTAGAAAAATCAATAATGATTTATATCCATTAAACTCTGTATTATTCTGTGAAAGTAATCCTATTCCAATTAAAGCAGCAATGTATATTGCAGGTTTACTAGACACTTTAGAGTTTAGATTACCATTAACTGCTCCAAGTGCAGAAACTATGAAAAAACTTGAAGAAACTTTAAAAAATTATGAGGTAATAAAATAA
- a CDS encoding enoyl-ACP reductase: MSNEMKGKTLVVTGGTKGIGKECVYKFASNGVNVAFTYNSNAQIAEDICKDVEEKFGVKCKCYPYNILEPETAKDLFLEIDKDFDRIDFFISNAMIYGRAVVGGYGKFMKLKPRGLNNIYTATVNAFVCGAQQAAKRMEKVGGGSIVSLSSTGNLVYIENYSGHGTNKAAVEAMVRYAATELGSMGIRVNAVSGGPIDTDALKAFTNYEEVKQKTAEYSPLNRIGQPEDLAQSCYFLCTSDASWITGHTLIVDGGTTFK, from the coding sequence ATGAGTAACGAAATGAAGGGGAAGACACTAGTAGTAACTGGTGGAACAAAAGGTATTGGTAAAGAGTGTGTTTATAAATTTGCTTCAAATGGAGTAAATGTAGCGTTTACTTATAACTCAAATGCACAAATTGCAGAAGATATTTGTAAAGATGTTGAAGAGAAATTTGGTGTAAAATGTAAATGTTATCCATACAATATCTTAGAGCCAGAAACTGCAAAAGATTTATTTTTAGAAATCGACAAAGATTTTGATAGAATAGATTTCTTTATTTCAAATGCTATGATTTATGGAAGAGCTGTTGTTGGTGGATATGGTAAATTTATGAAATTAAAACCTAGAGGATTAAACAATATCTATACTGCAACAGTTAATGCTTTTGTTTGTGGTGCACAACAAGCTGCAAAAAGAATGGAAAAAGTTGGTGGTGGTTCAATTGTATCACTTTCATCTACTGGTAACTTAGTTTATATTGAAAACTATTCAGGACATGGGACAAATAAAGCTGCTGTTGAAGCTATGGTAAGATACGCTGCTACTGAATTAGGTTCTATGGGAATTAGAGTAAATGCAGTTTCAGGTGGACCTATTGATACTGATGCATTAAAAGCATTTACAAACTATGAAGAAGTTAAACAAAAAACTGCTGAATATTCTCCATTAAATAGAATTGGTCAACCAGAAGATTTAGCGCAGTCATGTTACTTCTTATGTACATCTGATGCTTCATGGATTACTGGACATACTTTAATTGTTGATGGCGGGACAACATTTAAATAA
- the pgsA gene encoding CDP-diacylglycerol--glycerol-3-phosphate 3-phosphatidyltransferase, with translation MTKSLNLPNTLALFRIALAPLMLWFLVDRDSTIFANFHSSWLDYFAGLIFVIASVTDFFDGYIARAWNQMTKLGGILDPLADKMLMLAGFLGLMVIDRASAWAVFLILSREFFITGLRVVAVAEGKSVASTMAGKVKTVVQMIAIGFLIMNWPFATELLWLAVVLTIYSGYEYTRDYFKI, from the coding sequence ATGACTAAATCATTAAACCTTCCAAATACCCTAGCACTTTTTAGAATAGCATTAGCCCCGCTAATGCTATGGTTTTTAGTTGATAGAGATTCTACTATTTTTGCAAACTTTCATTCCTCTTGGCTTGATTATTTTGCTGGACTTATTTTTGTAATAGCTTCTGTTACTGATTTTTTTGATGGATATATAGCAAGAGCTTGGAATCAAATGACAAAATTAGGTGGAATATTAGACCCACTTGCTGATAAAATGTTAATGCTTGCAGGCTTTTTAGGTCTTATGGTAATTGATAGAGCAAGTGCTTGGGCTGTATTTTTAATACTTTCAAGGGAATTTTTTATTACAGGACTTAGAGTTGTTGCAGTTGCAGAGGGGAAGAGTGTAGCTTCAACAATGGCAGGAAAAGTAAAAACTGTAGTACAAATGATTGCAATTGGTTTTTTAATTATGAACTGGCCATTTGCTACTGAACTTCTATGGCTGGCTGTGGTTTTAACAATCTACTCTGGATATGAATATACAAGAGACTATTTCAAAATATAA
- the rseP gene encoding RIP metalloprotease RseP — protein sequence MGTITFLLVLSFLVFFHELGHFLAARFFGVKVHVFSIGFGKRIFSKEWKGTTWQFALIPLGGYVKMKGQDDTKPGLQEEGNDSYNNKTPWQRIVILFAGPFANFLLAAILYFVIALGGANSLSPTIGKVQENSPAMRAGIKEGDIIVRINNIEIKTWDQIGKTIISSQGALKFFIERDGQIIAKTINPHISDAQNIFRETIKKRMIGISPAPKLVTIYHDPISAISYAYDKTIESSKMIFQGVQKLIQGIVPTSEVGGVITIGKVISDASESSIIALLAITALISVNLGVLNLLPIPALDGGHIMFNLYEIIAKRKPSDQVFMYLTIAGWVILASLMLLGIYNDINRLLG from the coding sequence GTGGGAACTATAACATTTTTATTAGTACTTTCTTTTTTAGTATTTTTTCATGAATTGGGACATTTTTTAGCTGCAAGATTTTTTGGAGTAAAAGTTCATGTTTTCTCTATTGGTTTTGGAAAAAGAATTTTTTCAAAAGAATGGAAAGGTACAACTTGGCAATTTGCATTAATACCACTTGGTGGATATGTAAAAATGAAAGGTCAAGATGACACTAAACCAGGTTTACAAGAAGAAGGAAACGATTCATATAACAACAAAACACCTTGGCAAAGAATAGTAATACTTTTTGCAGGTCCTTTTGCAAACTTTTTACTTGCAGCTATTCTTTACTTTGTAATAGCTTTAGGTGGAGCAAACTCTTTAAGTCCAACTATTGGGAAGGTTCAAGAAAACTCACCTGCAATGAGAGCGGGAATTAAAGAGGGAGATATAATTGTTAGAATCAATAATATTGAGATTAAAACATGGGATCAAATAGGAAAAACTATTATCTCTTCTCAAGGTGCCCTTAAATTTTTTATTGAAAGGGATGGACAGATTATTGCAAAAACAATAAATCCTCATATCTCTGATGCACAAAATATTTTTAGAGAAACTATTAAAAAAAGAATGATTGGTATATCTCCTGCACCAAAACTTGTAACAATATACCATGATCCAATCTCTGCAATATCTTATGCATATGATAAAACTATTGAATCATCAAAAATGATTTTTCAAGGTGTACAAAAACTAATACAAGGTATTGTGCCTACTTCTGAGGTTGGTGGAGTTATTACAATAGGAAAAGTTATATCTGATGCAAGTGAATCAAGTATAATTGCCCTACTTGCAATTACAGCATTAATCTCTGTAAATCTTGGAGTTTTAAATCTACTTCCAATTCCAGCCCTTGATGGTGGACATATAATGTTTAATTTATATGAAATTATTGCAAAAAGAAAACCAAGTGACCAAGTATTTATGTATTTAACTATTGCAGGATGGGTTATATTAGCTTCATTGATGTTACTTGGAATTTATAACGATATAAATAGATTATTAGGATAA
- a CDS encoding YggS family pyridoxal phosphate-dependent enzyme, producing MDNKKAVENLDKVISKVEAARLRVSEHHIVKIVGISKYSSSQDVKFLYEAGQRAFGENKVQDLKQKSAELEDLPLEWHFVGRLQKNKINNLIDLNPTLIQSLDSLELAEELNKKLEAKNKKISCLLQINSAKEESKAGVMPEDAIEIYKKILETCPNIRLKGVMSIGAHVEDRETIKNSFKITKEIFDSLKVYGAKYCSMGMSNDFELAISCGSNMIRVGSSLFK from the coding sequence ATGGATAATAAAAAAGCAGTTGAAAACCTTGATAAAGTTATTTCAAAAGTTGAAGCAGCAAGACTAAGAGTATCAGAACACCATATCGTAAAAATTGTTGGTATTTCTAAATATTCAAGTTCCCAAGATGTTAAATTCTTATATGAAGCTGGACAAAGAGCTTTTGGAGAAAATAAAGTTCAAGATTTAAAACAAAAAAGTGCCGAACTAGAAGACTTACCTTTAGAATGGCATTTTGTTGGAAGATTACAGAAAAATAAAATCAATAATTTAATTGATTTAAACCCAACATTAATCCAATCACTTGATTCTTTAGAATTAGCAGAGGAATTAAATAAAAAACTAGAGGCAAAAAATAAGAAAATTTCTTGCCTTTTACAAATTAATTCAGCAAAAGAGGAATCAAAAGCTGGTGTTATGCCAGAAGATGCCATTGAAATTTATAAAAAAATACTTGAAACATGCCCAAATATTAGATTAAAAGGTGTAATGAGTATTGGTGCTCATGTTGAAGATAGAGAAACTATTAAAAACTCTTTTAAAATCACTAAAGAGATTTTTGACTCTTTAAAGGTTTATGGAGCTAAATATTGTTCAATGGGTATGAGTAATGATTTTGAACTTGCAATTTCATGTGGTTCAAATATGATTAGAGTTGGTTCTAGTTTATTTAAATAA